The Streptomyces nitrosporeus genome includes a window with the following:
- the obgE gene encoding GTPase ObgE — MTTFVDRVELHAAAGNGGHGVASVHREKFKPLGGPDGGNGGRGGDVVLVVEQSVTTLLDYHHHPHRKATNGQPGAGDNRSGKDGQDLVLPVPDGTVVLDKAGNVLADMVGQGTTFVAGQGGRGGLGNAALASARRKAPGFALLGEPGESRDIVLELKTVADVALVGYPSAGKSSLISVLSAAKPKIADYPFTTLVPNLGVVTAGSTVYTIADVPGLIPGASQGKGLGLEFLRHVERCSVLVHVLDTATLESDRDPVSDLDMIEEELRLYGGLEDRPRIVALNKVDIPDGQDLADMIRPDLEARGYRVFEVSAIAHKGLNELSYALAGIIAEARARKPKEESTRVVIRPKAVDDAGFTVTVEEDGLYRVRGEKPERWIRQTDFNNDEAVGYLADRLNRLGVEDELRKAGARAGDGVAIGPEDNAVVFDWEPTVTAGAEMLGRRGEDHRLEAPRPAEQRRRDREAERDEAQRAYDEFDPF; from the coding sequence ATGACCACCTTCGTGGACCGCGTCGAGCTGCATGCCGCCGCGGGTAACGGAGGCCACGGCGTGGCCTCCGTACACCGTGAGAAGTTCAAGCCGCTGGGCGGCCCCGACGGGGGCAACGGCGGGCGCGGCGGCGATGTCGTCCTCGTCGTCGAGCAGTCCGTGACCACGCTGCTGGACTACCACCACCACCCCCACCGCAAGGCCACCAACGGCCAGCCCGGCGCCGGTGACAACCGTTCCGGCAAGGACGGCCAGGACCTCGTGCTGCCCGTCCCGGACGGCACCGTCGTCCTCGACAAGGCCGGCAACGTCCTGGCGGACATGGTCGGCCAGGGCACCACCTTCGTCGCCGGACAGGGCGGCCGCGGCGGGCTCGGCAACGCCGCGCTGGCCTCGGCCCGCCGCAAGGCGCCCGGCTTCGCGCTGCTCGGTGAGCCGGGGGAGAGCCGGGACATCGTCCTGGAGCTCAAGACCGTCGCCGACGTCGCCCTCGTCGGCTACCCGAGCGCCGGCAAGTCCTCCCTGATCTCGGTGCTCTCCGCGGCCAAGCCGAAGATCGCCGACTACCCGTTCACCACCCTCGTGCCCAACCTGGGCGTGGTGACCGCCGGTTCGACCGTCTACACCATCGCGGACGTCCCCGGGCTCATCCCGGGAGCCAGCCAGGGCAAGGGCCTCGGCCTGGAGTTCCTGCGGCACGTGGAGCGCTGCTCCGTCCTCGTGCACGTCCTGGACACCGCGACGCTGGAGTCGGACCGCGACCCCGTCTCCGACCTCGACATGATCGAGGAGGAGCTGCGGCTGTACGGCGGACTGGAGGACCGGCCGCGCATCGTCGCCCTGAACAAGGTCGACATCCCCGACGGCCAGGACCTCGCCGACATGATCCGCCCGGACCTGGAGGCGCGCGGCTACCGCGTCTTCGAGGTCTCGGCCATCGCGCACAAGGGCCTCAACGAGCTCAGCTACGCCCTCGCCGGGATCATCGCCGAGGCGCGCGCCCGCAAGCCGAAGGAGGAGTCGACCCGGGTCGTCATCCGCCCGAAGGCCGTGGACGACGCCGGCTTCACCGTGACGGTGGAGGAGGACGGGCTCTACCGGGTGCGCGGCGAGAAGCCCGAGCGCTGGATCCGGCAGACCGACTTCAACAACGACGAGGCCGTCGGCTACCTCGCCGACCGGCTCAACCGCCTCGGCGTCGAGGACGAGCTGCGCAAGGCGGGTGCCCGCGCCGGGGACGGCGTGGCCATCGGGCCCGAGGACAACGCGGTCGTCTTCGACTGGGAGCCCACCGTCACGGCCGGCGCCGAGATGCTGGGCCGCCGGGGCGAGGACCACCGCCTGGAGGCCCCGCGTCCCGCCGAGCAGCGCCGCCGGGACCGTGAGGCCGAGCGCGACGAGGCGCAGCGCGCGTACGACGAGTTCGACCCCTTCTAG
- a CDS encoding bifunctional cytidylyltransferase/SDR family oxidoreductase has protein sequence MSVPHEAKPRTTAVVLAGGTGQRVGLSIPKQLLKIAGKAVIEHTLTIFENAEDIDDVIVLMAPGFVPDVEKIVAKAGLSKVVKVIEGGSTRNETTERAIQALGEGLAEGEDRNVLFHDAVRPLLSQRVIKDCVDALERYQAVDVAIPSADTIIVTRTHGEDGEFITDVPDRSRLRRGQTPQAFKLSTIRKAYAVAAGDPNFQATDDCSVVLKYLPDVPIHVVAGDEYNMKVTQPVDVFITDKLFQLASTAAPRQADEAAYRELLSGRTLVVFGGSYGIGADIASLAESYGATVYALGRSTTGTHVENPEDIDDALSKAYAETGRVDYVINTAGVLRIGKLAETDNATIQEALNVNYLAPVQIARASYKYLVETKGQLLLYTSSSYTRGRAEYSLYSSTKAAMVNLTQALADEWAGEGIRVNCVNPERTATPMRTKAFGKEPEGSLLSSEAVARTSLDVLLSALTGHVIDVRQQDPTRDAVDASGFEQALASVLDRQEDVS, from the coding sequence GTGTCTGTGCCTCATGAAGCCAAGCCCCGGACCACTGCGGTCGTGCTCGCCGGCGGTACCGGCCAGCGCGTGGGCCTGTCGATCCCCAAGCAGTTGCTGAAGATCGCCGGCAAGGCCGTCATCGAGCACACGCTGACCATCTTCGAGAACGCCGAGGACATCGACGACGTCATCGTCCTGATGGCGCCCGGCTTCGTGCCCGACGTCGAGAAGATCGTCGCCAAGGCCGGGCTGTCCAAGGTCGTCAAGGTCATCGAAGGCGGGAGCACCCGGAACGAGACCACCGAGCGTGCCATCCAGGCGCTCGGCGAGGGGCTCGCGGAGGGCGAGGACCGCAACGTCCTGTTCCACGACGCCGTCCGCCCCCTGCTGTCGCAGCGGGTCATCAAGGACTGCGTCGACGCGCTGGAGCGCTACCAGGCGGTCGACGTGGCCATCCCCTCCGCGGACACGATCATCGTGACCCGCACCCACGGCGAGGACGGCGAGTTCATCACCGACGTCCCGGACCGCTCGCGGCTGCGCCGCGGCCAGACCCCGCAGGCGTTCAAGCTCTCCACGATCCGCAAGGCGTACGCGGTCGCGGCCGGCGACCCGAACTTCCAGGCCACCGACGACTGCTCGGTGGTCCTCAAGTACCTCCCCGACGTGCCGATCCACGTGGTCGCGGGCGACGAGTACAACATGAAGGTGACCCAGCCGGTCGACGTCTTCATCACTGACAAGCTCTTCCAGCTGGCCTCCACGGCCGCCCCGCGCCAGGCCGACGAGGCCGCGTACCGCGAACTGCTGTCCGGCAGGACCCTGGTGGTCTTCGGCGGTTCGTACGGCATCGGCGCCGACATCGCGTCGCTCGCCGAGAGCTACGGAGCCACCGTCTACGCGCTGGGCCGCTCCACCACCGGTACCCACGTGGAGAACCCCGAGGACATCGACGACGCGCTCTCCAAGGCGTACGCGGAGACCGGGCGCGTCGACTACGTCATCAACACCGCGGGTGTGCTGCGCATCGGCAAGCTGGCCGAGACCGACAACGCGACCATCCAGGAAGCGCTGAACGTCAACTACCTGGCGCCCGTCCAGATCGCCCGCGCCTCGTACAAGTACCTGGTCGAGACCAAGGGCCAGCTGCTGCTCTACACCTCCAGCAGCTACACCCGCGGCCGCGCCGAGTACAGCCTCTACTCCTCCACCAAGGCCGCCATGGTGAACCTCACCCAGGCGCTCGCGGACGAGTGGGCCGGCGAAGGCATCCGGGTCAACTGCGTGAACCCGGAGCGCACCGCGACCCCGATGCGCACCAAGGCGTTCGGCAAGGAGCCGGAGGGCTCCCTGCTCTCCTCGGAGGCCGTGGCCCGCACCTCGCTGGACGTCCTGCTCTCCGCACTGACCGGCCACGTCATCGACGTGCGGCAGCAGGATCCGACCCGGGACGCCGTCGACGCGTCCGGCTTCGAACAGGCCCTGGCCTCCGTGCTGGACCGTCAGGAAGATGTGTCATAA